A stretch of Lathyrus oleraceus cultivar Zhongwan6 chromosome 6, CAAS_Psat_ZW6_1.0, whole genome shotgun sequence DNA encodes these proteins:
- the LOC127094118 gene encoding uncharacterized protein LOC127094118, which produces MAAQNSHFQEETRNNHRNMIASIKNLEVQMGQIVQQITSSRVPGSFPSEIVQNPRNHDNVNVVTMKSKKATKEEKVIPPGKPTEEKNKKETKLVIKLPYPLRETKKEPRETDFEKFMTMFKKIESHMPFFEALERMPMYTKFMEEVIAEKRPIVEGSVASKEKCSAISLDKRILNKQKDPREVTVSCTIKERTFKKVLFDYGASLSLMPLSIYHMLGIENVNDTRTNLKSADHSIKNAYGIEEDVMVTIGELSFPVDFVIIDIPEDEETSIILGRPFMRTSRCNLDMDQGTLTLKVYDNEITVNVIKNRKLEVEKEHHYQVGMIRINGKRKSHIPTS; this is translated from the coding sequence ATGGCTGCTCAAAATTCCCATTTCCAAGAGGAAACAAGAAATAATCACAGGAACATGATCGCTTccatcaaaaatcttgaagttcagatgGGTCAGATAGTACAACAAATAACAAGTTCTCGAGTACCAGGTTCCTTTCCAAGTGAAATAGTACAAAATCCAAGAAACCATGATAATGTTAATGTTGTCACGATGAAAAGTAAGAAGGCTACTAAAGAGGAAAAAGTTATACCACCCGGAAAGCCAactgaagagaaaaataaaaaggaGACTAAACTTGTGATTAAGTTACCATATCCTCTTAGAGAAACAAAGAAGGAACCTAGAGAGACAGACTttgagaaattcatgacaatgttcAAGAAGATAGAGAGTCATATGCCTTTTTTTGAAGCACTCGAGCGAATGCCCATGTACACaaaattcatggaagaggtaataGCTGAAAAGAGACCAATAGTAGAGGGGTCGGTAGCCTCGAAGGAGAAATGTAGTGCAATATCACTAGATAAGAGAATTCTAAACAAACAGAAGGATCCTAGAGAGGTCACAGTCTCATGCACTATAAAAGAGAGAACTTTCAAAAAGGTACTATTTGATTATGGAGCTAGTTTGAgtctgatgccattatcaatctaCCACATGCTGGGTATTGAAAATGTCAATGATACTAGGACAAATTTGAAGTCTGCAGATCACTCGATAAAGAATGCATATGGGATAGAAGAAGACGTGATGGTGACAATAGGGGAATTGagttttcctgttgattttgtgatcatagacatacctgaagatgaaGAGACATCTATCATTCTTGGTCGACCATTCATGCGgacaagtcgatgcaatctcgacatggaCCAGGGCACATTAACTTTAAAAGTTTATGACAATGAAATAACCGTGAATGTTATTAAAAACAGGAAGCTAGAGGTAGAAAAAGAACATCACTATCAAGTAGGCATGATCAGGATAAATGGGAAAAGGAAAAGTCACATACCAACATCATAA